The window TCCAGGCGACCAATGTTCTCCCCAATGCACTTCCGCTTGCCCAGGCCAAAGAGAATGACCTTCTCACTCAGGGACTTGTCTAGAGTGCCATCAGGGGTGAGAAACCGCTCAGGCCGGAACTCTGATGGGTCACCCCACAGCTTCCTGCAAAGAGAGGGAGGCAGCTGAAGGAGCAGCTCTAGGGCTCAGAAGACCAACTGGGTTGAACCCCAAAGGACAAGAGGACCCAGCCCACCCAGGAGTTTCCACCGCCTCTCTTAACTTACTGGTCATGGTTGATCTGCCACTGGTTCACAAAGATACAGCGCCCCTTGGGGATGTAAAAGCCATTCACACTTGtgtcttttgtggtgctggggagagAGGAAGTTCAGCTAGCCTCAGAGCTACAAGGGAATCCCCTTGTCTTCCATGCATGTCCCTCCCACCAGATGGTGGATTAGAGTAAGGCTCAGATCTATGGGGCCTCACCTGTGGGGGATGGTGAAGGGGACGAAGGAGGTGTGTCGGAAGAGCTCCAGGATGAAGGCCTCCAGATAGGGCAGCTGGGATCTGTCAGAGAGCCGAGGCCTCCGCTCCCGGCCAATCACCGTGTCTACAGAACACAAAGGTCCAAATAGACTCAGAGGCTGCCCAGACTTGGCAGGGCCCCCTCCTAAAACCCTTTGAATGGAGCCACCACCTACCCAGCTCCTTCTGGATCTTTCTTTGTATGCTAGGATTCGTTACCAGGTACATGAGGCTCCAGGAGATGGCAGTGGTGACTGTGTCAAACCCTGGACAGGGCAGAACAGAAAGAGATATTAGGTCTATGGTAGGTTGGACCATTTGAGTGCAGGAAGGGCACACTGGGGTAGTGCATACCAGCCCCAAAGAGGTCCAAGGTAATAGCAATGATCTTCTCATCTGGGAGCTGAATATTGGCATTCTCATCCAGCCTCTTTTCCTGACAGTGCTCAATGAGGCTGTCTGTGATGTCCCGGATGTGGCCCTGGGTAGGAAAGACACACAGGTAAGCAAGATCCCAAGcctactctctttttttttttttttttttttggtggtactggggcttgaactcagggcctacaacttgagccactccactagcccttttttgtgatgaggtttttcaagacagggtctcgtgaactatttgcccaggctggcttcgagccataatcctcctgatctctgcctcctgagtagctgaaattacaggcctgagccaccagtacccagctagtCCATCACTATTGCTAACACCTTTGCTCAAGAGGTGACACTTCTGAGGCTGCTGTCTcagcttctctctgcctctccaacTTCCTCTCCTACCTTAGAGCACTGGTGGCCTCAACTCAAGGGACATCAGACACACAGAGTCTGATACAGATATCTTCTGGATGTGCCCTTCTGGATGGTAGTTACCATGAGACCAGGAGACAAACTCTTAAACTCTTTCTGGGCCTTGCAACTGGCCAAGGGTCCTGCAAGAAGTAGTTATTCAGTGCTCTTGTCTGATGGAAACATAGATGGGCAAGTTAAGAAAAAGCTCTATTTCCTAGGACAaatgtggtagctcacacctgttatttcaaaaaataagccaggaatggtggcacatgTTTGTGGTCTCAGTTATGTGTGAGGCCATAGGTAGgtggatcatgatctgaggctagccctgggcaaaaacctgACACCCTTCCTGAAAAGTgactaaaaaggcaaaaaagggctgggggtacgactaaagtggtagagtgtctagccAGAgctaagccctgggttcaaatgaaaggatgccagtggctcacacctgtaatcctagctactcaggaggcagagatcaggaggatcatggtttgaagccagcctaagcaagtagctcatgagaccctatctcaaaaaaacccatcacaaagaagggctggtagagtggctcaaggtgtagaccctgagttcaaaccccaatgctgcaaaaaaaaaaaaaaaggatggctggatggaagagaaagaaagaaggaaggaaggaaggaaggaaagaaggaaagaaaggttctATTTCCTTGCCTTGCCAAGGATGGACAAGGGCGGAGCCACTACTGGCTTCAGATTTGTCTCTGACCTCTCAGTCCCTGACCCTAGCTTCCCACCAGCCACCTGCCTCTCCCAGTCTGTACCTTCTCATATGTTCTGTAGTGATCCTTGATTATCTTCTGCACGAACCTGTAGAATTTCTCATTCAGGTCCTTGAAGACTTTCAGGGAAGGGTTGGGCAAGTAGCGGAGGATAGGGATGAAGTCGGCTGGGAATCCAGAGGCAGTCACCTCCCCAAACTCATGACTCAGGCTGACTAAACTAAACAACTCTTGGTCATCGTGGTCATAGCGCTGACCAAAACACATGGCACAGATGATGTTGGTCACTGACACCACCACATATCTGCAGGGGTCGAAGTGCCCAGCCTCTGCCATCACCTGCTGAAACTTGCTGATTAGGGACTCAGCCTCCTTGGTCACATGCTCCTCCAAGTAGCAAGAGGATGCAGAAGCTGGGCTCAAGGCAGTGGAGAAACTCTTCAGGGCATTCTGGGCCAGGCGCCTGCGGGCAACCCACACTGGCCCACTGTCTGGGTTGAAGGTCATGCTATCACCATTGCCAACTAAAGTGAAGCTGTAGAGGTCTGGCCGGCCCTTGAAATCATCCCCCTGCTTCACTAGGGCCTGCCGGATGGTGTCCAGGCCACTCAGTACCACCACGGGTGTGGAGCCAATTCGAATCTGCAGCACATCCCCATAGTGCTGGCTCAGCTTGGCCAGTGTCAGGTGTGGGTTCTTCCCCAGGGTAAACACGTGCCCAATCAGGGGCCAGCCCCAGGGTCCCGGTGGACTCTTGAGACCTTTGGGGACCTGGTGCCTTGAGGCTCTGACCACCCATAGCACCAGGCAGAAGACAGTAGCAGTCAGGAGCAACTCCATGGCTGAGACAGGGACTAGGAGTCCATACACAGAAAGCATGTTCAGTGTAGAGAGCTTTGAGGTGGCTGCTGAGAGActgggcaagaagaaaaaaaaacaagccatcaGATGGAGGATGGAAGGAGCCAATATCCAATAATATCAGCATGCAAgtccaggaaaagagaaaacttcCACTCTGAACTGCTCACTGGGCacaaaggggaggaggaggtggcaggCAAAAGTTCTTTGTTGAGCTGCCACTCTGTGCCAAGAATTTCAGTCATTTCTCATTCAGTCCTAGCCACAAGCCTGTGATGAAGGCTGtagtgaggctcagagagggtaagTAACATGCTCAAGATCACAGTCAGGGAATATTCAATAGACTCTGAACCCAAGTTGCCCAATTTCAGAACaccttatcttctttttttctttttttttggtgatactggggtttgaactcagggcctcatgcttggtaggcaggagctctaccacttgagccactctgccaaccctttttttgtgttggatattttccagataggagcTCAttgactatttgcccaggctagtctccaacagctatcctcttgatctctgcctcccgagtaactaggattattacaggtgtgacccactggcacccagctaaaacACCTTCTCTTACTGCTGTACCAATCTAAAATAGCAACTTCCAATCTCAGTCTGTGATTTCCTTCAGCATCAGTTTGGTCATTTACTTCACATCTTCCTAAACTCAGCTTTAAATCCACCCAGGTATCATTACCCTAAAATTGTATGAAACAACCCAACACATCCAAATAAACACATAATCGAACATGTGTCACCCCAAGTCCCTTTGAGTCCTGCCCACCACATTTAAGAAAACTATGCTCTCAGGAATTAGGGATCATCCACTTCTTTGGCTCATTTCATATTTGGGCAAACTGACCTCCAGAGGGGGTAATGACTTCCCCAAAGTCACCCAGCAATCAGTGACAGAACCAGGGCTCAGAGCTCTGATGGAAAGTTCTCTGGAGGAAGTGTCCAGCTGTTATCACAAACACCTCCCTTTGAAGATCAATGACAGAATTTTTCTAGAACCCACAGTTCTCTAGGGTTGAATCCCAGAATCTAGGGAATAACACCAAACCCTAGTACACAGTAAGACAGAAACAGGAAGGCCACACTGCCCAAGCTACACTGCTCCCAGCTCCAGCTGTCTGAGTTAAATTGACCCTTAGTTTAAAAGCAGCTAGAGACCAGCTAAATAGGGCTCCTAGTAGCAGAAATCCAGGCCAGGTTTTTGTTGTGCTCATTTCTCAATGAATGAATAGTTTAGGCCTACCCTCTTTTGCAGGTCCCCAGGGAGCAGAGAGTAAATGAAAGATGCCCATCAAGCCATGGCTGTAAGAAAACTCCAGACTGGAATACAGGAAATAAGGAATGGATTGGAACAGAAGCTGAGCTGAGACGTTGGCGCTAGGCTTGAAGGTGTACCAATCATGGGCCACTGGACTAGAAGTCAGAACTGGTTATTTTACCTTTCTGGACTCCAATTACACAACCTAAGAGAGAGGCTGGGACAGGATCTCCTAATTCAGAGTGCCCTGCCTAATCCTACAGAGACCCAAATGTACCCTGGTGATCCTGACAGTCTTACCAGCGAGGTTTCCCCACAGGGAACCACACAAGACAAGGAAATGTATGGCTCCTACCTCAAATCCTACAGCTGcctcagagagagaggaaggcttcctggaggagcaGAGTCCCAAAGCACAACAGATCCCTGGTTCCCTGAGTGAACCAGGGTGTGTCAGCCTTGGTGTGCCATGGTGTCCCCTTCCACACCATGAGTGCCCAAAGAACCTCCAGCCTATATACGATGGTAAGAAGCCAAGGGAAATGTGCCTGATGAGTTTTCCGGGGCTGGTGTTTCCAGCTCCCTGCAGCAGACAGTCTGCCACACTGATGGTCTCCCAGCAAAGGATAGAGAAGACAGTGAGTGGGATGGGGAAGCCCCTAGGTAGTGCCCAGGCTCCTGCTCTGATCAGCCTCTCTTGTCTGGTCCAGGACCTCTCATTTCTGACGAGTCACTTTTTGAGAGGGCAGAGGCCACTTGAAGCAGCTTTAAGATAGGGAAAAGTACAGCTAGAAAGAATCCAGTCCATTCCCTCCATCCAATACCTGCCCACCCAGGGGAAGCATCCCACCATGCAACCAGCAGCTGCGCTCAAGTTGTCCCATCAGGCAGCCCTGATGGGGAAACCCCAAGATGGTCAGGAAGTTGATGGAGATTTAAGCTGGAGCCTGGGTCCTGGAGTCCTGAAAGGGAGGGTAGAGGCATCTATAGCTAGAGATCTGATACCAGCTACTGGACCTTGGGCAAGTCCTGTTCTTCTGCTGGCCACCAAAGACGCTCTTTTTGGAAGAGCTAGGCCAGTGGCTACCTAGGAAAACCTACAGTTACCAAAAATGTTCCTTTAATTGGGGCAAGCTCAAAGTCCCCCAGCACTCACCTGTGGCTGTGAGAAGGTGCTGAGCTGAGAATGATCTCTGGGGCCAGGGACCCCCAAAGAGGATCAGAAAGGCTCCAAGTCACCTTCAGGGTGAGAGTGAAGGCACCACCACCTTTATAGGAGGCTGTGCGTGTGGCCACGCCCCCTTTCCTGGAGCGTGGTGATGGGACAGGGGGAGGGGCGGCATGTGGGACGAaagagggggaaaagggagggggctcATAGCTCTAGGAAAAAGAAGGGGGTTGGAGATAGGCAAGAACCCACTATGGGACAACTTATCTAGGCGCCGATATGTAAAAGGGTGACAGTTTGGGACACCTGGGACGCCTCACTTCCAAGCACTCCAGGGACAGCAAAGAACCCAGCTGAGAGAGGGGATTGAGGGAGAAGTCCCAAGACAGTCCAAGAGAGGACATGAGGAGGACCCCATTCCCGGGGCACGCAAACGCCTCTTTATTTTTGCATCCACCAGAACACGGTGTGTACAGGTGCCTGTCCCCCACGACACACCAGTGAGTGCCAGACGGGGGCAGGTTTGCTTGGTGGCGACCTCCTCTCCGCCAACATGAGTTACTGAGTCCCGGCTTGCGTGAGAATCGCAGCGACCCCAGCCCTGAGGTCACCGGCCGGAAGGCCAGAGGCGCCATAAGACTGGCCTTCTCCCCCAGAGCCCGGGCCATGAGACCACGGGCAGGAGTGGGAGGCAGACGTACAGTGTACCCGAGCGCTCAGTACTGGCGCAGCGCAGCGCCGCTTCTAGGGTCACCTTAGGCGTGCTGCCACCTAGGGACCCCTCCGCCCGGGACCCTCCCGGCCCAGGGCTGCTGGCATTTTGGGTTGGCGAGGCAGAGAAATCGGGCGGCGGGTGGGGATGCATGCACGGCTAGGTGCGGATGGCGGAGGATAGGACGGTCCAAGGAGGCAGCGGGAGGGAGCCCGGGGTCACCAAGGGGCGCCTGACGCGCAGGCTCCCCGACTGCTTGCGTGCGCCTGCTGCTTCTCCCCGGGGGCAGAGGTCGGGCGGCCCATCCCCGCCCCACCTGGCCGGGGGCGCGGTGCCCGGGAGTTGCGTGAGAAGCGTCCGGAGGCCCGCGCAGCCACCCAGCGGCCCCACTCCCCCGCCGGGCGCGGGTCCCAGCGCAGTCACGctagggatgggggtggggggagtcgGGGGCGCGGCTCTTAAAGGGCCAGTCTCTGGCTGGGCGTCTGGGTCGGGGTGGGAGTGGAGGGGTAGGAGCCGACCGAGCAAATCAAGCGAGCCCTTggatgtggggggaggggagcggTGCAAAGGGCCAGGCTTGCGTGCGGAACTCGGCTTCTGCCTGCTGGCGAAGGCCTGCGCGTGTCCACATTTTTGGGTCCACGCCTGTGGCAGGACACGCAGCCCTGCGCCGCCCGGCACGCCTGGCTGTCTGCCTCCGAGGCTGTCTCCACCCCTGCCGAGCTCTCCCAGTGTAAGTGATCCAGGGAGAAAACCTATATTTGCGTGTCTAGCTCAACCAGTCCCGAGCTGTCATCAGCTGCCCTTCCTGAGCTGCTCCTGAACCCAGAAAacaaccacattcaccctcctcacCTCCCACTCCTGTCAGATGCCTCCCCATGCATTGCACAAATATTTACCAaccacctactgtgtgctaggcactggCAATTGATGCAGAAGCGAACAAAAACTGacaaaggctttttctttctttggtggtagtggggtttgaactcaggggtctcacacttgttaggcaggcactctaccacttgagccacttcgctaaccctttcttgtgttgggtacttttaaAGTAGGGTCTGGCGAACTGTTTGAGTgtcctggaaccttgatcctcctgatctctgcctcccaagtaactaggattacaggggtgggCCACCTGCGCCTAGAGAGGACGGCTCCTTTGATGGAGCTTGCATTCTGATGGGAGGAGATAAACAGTAAGCAACAAAATGCAGAGAATGGCAAAGGATACAAAGTACTATGGAAAGAATTAggcagccaggcacaggtggctcacgactgtaatcccaactactgacAAGGCAGACATTAGGAAGATCATGATaaaaggccagccagggcaaaaagttagcaacaccccatctcaaccaattaggTGGGTGTGATGGGAAGTGCCTGTCGTTACAGCTATACAGATtacagtccaggcctgcctgggcaaaaatgagtaactaaaaagaaaataagtaaatagaaataaaaaagtgctggggcatgggtcaagtggtagagtgcctgcccagcatgttcaaacctcagtactgccaaaaaaaaaaaaagcacattctagttaagtttaaatattttttttagcagtgctagggtttgaactcaggatctcacacttgctaggtaagcacaccacttgagccattctgccagccctctaGTTAAGTTTAGAATCTTTAGCTTTCTGTCGTCtttcaaaatatttgccagatataaTGTTCAGAACTGTGTAAAAGTTAACAcccaataccacattttcctttttttaatagtactgaagtttgaactcagcgcctacacttgagtcactctgctaagcccttttttgtgagggaattttttttttttgcaataggatcttgtgaactatttgcccggctggcttcaaaccacagtcctgatctctgcctcctgagtagctaggattacaggcatgaaccaccagtgcccaactttccttttttctctttttttgcagtactgggcattGAGCtcaggtgctatactgcttgagcctctctgctagccctttttgtgttggttatttttgagctaggatctcaCTTTCTGACTTAGTTGTGCTTTTCCagatagctggtatgacaggcatgtaccactacaccaaGGCATTGTTTGtaatggggtttcatgaactttgccaaggctggtctcaaactgtgatctcccaatctccacttcttgagtagctgggattacaggtgtgcaccaccatgtccagcctaaCATCACGTTTTCTAAGAAATCCTTGAAGGCATTGGTGATTCTAATTTAAAAGAACTTTAATCATCATTGGAAATCTAAGTGACAATGGGGGGCtgatggaatagctcaagtggtacagcacctgtctagcatagcaagcataaggccctggttcaaccccagttccaccacaaaaaaaaaaagaaagaaattacgtAAGTGTCAATGTATTTCAAGAGTTAAAAATCACAGCTCTTTtagaacaatttttttaatttctgaagaaCTCATCCCTGACAATTCCAATTGAACATACTTCCCAAATCCCAAATTATTAAATGCATTATTTCAACTTCGaggaggaaaactataaaatggaatttataaATTACTACATATAGGGTAGTaaagtgaatatggtgtaaaaactgtgtacacaggtatgtaaatgcaaaaataaaaaaaatttaaaaattattacatatgtaaataaatacactATTTTAACTTGAGAAATTCTATATTCAAGGTACAAATGATGAATgtttttcactgttctatttGAGTCCATTccattctttatcatttttacccccatattttaaaattatgaccaATCCATTAATCTTAACTGAACAGTCAATTGGTACCAGTCCTGCATACAGTATGTCTTTGAACAAGACCAGGACTCAAAAGGCTGGAGTATTTATAAGAACATCAATTAGAAACACTTTAGAATTTGAAAGTGGTTTTTTGCCGGAGGAGGGGCAGGAGAGACAAAAGAACATTTCACAGAAAAGACTTCATTATGATTTAATGTAACATCTTCATTTAGTCTTACCTGACAAACTTACATAGCTACATACTTACCAGAGTggtttttgtggcttttttttttttttttttgaggagggcagtactgggatttgactcagggccttgagcttgctaggcaggcgtttttCCATTTGAGTctcactctcagccctttttactttagctacTTCTTGAATAGGGTCTTGGATTTATGCCAGGGTTGGCCTGGTCTGTgagcctcctatttacacctcccttGTAACTGAATACCcttgcaccaccatacccagctttttattggttgagatagggtctcgaatttTTTGCCtcatctggcctcaaaccatgatcttcctgatttcagtctcccaagtagctaggattatggttgTGAATCATTGCCGCCAGCCAGAATTGTcttttcaaaaatgcaaaatcTCTGTTACCATTTGATTAACGCCCTTGGATATCTGAGGATAGAAGCCAAATCCTTTAGCAGAACCTACCACAACTGCTCACTTTACTTCCAATGTCTGTGACTTGGTGTCTCAGATAAAACATCACTTCCTCCTGGGTCCCCTCGGGGTCCTCACAGCATGTGAGACTTCTCCAGCACTTCTCTACAGTTGTTCCCAGGACATTTGAACCTCCCTATGACCCAATCTGCCTCTTCTTCCTCCATACCCTGCCACAGAAACCAGCCTGTGGGAAACTGATGGAATACACCGATTACTGATAAGATACAATGATTATTAAAGAAATTAGACACAGCCTCATTATAGATGGGGTACATGGTAAGAGTGAGGTTGAGCTCAAAATGTACAATGGTGGAACTTAGGTAACAGAATAGGCAGGAGACAAGGGAGGTGCTAGTGGCCTTTCTTTGCATTCTTCCATTCATTCTACttgctgctcttttttttttttaagcactgggatttgaactcagggcctcatgcttgctaggcaggcacttttaccacttgagccgctctgccagcccttttttgtgatgggttttttcaagatagggtcttgtaaactatttgcccaggttggcttcaaaccacaatcgtcctgatctctgcctactcagtagctaggattacagacgtgagccactggtgcctgccttCACTGCATCTCTTACTTAGCCCAAGTTGCTTCATGGTACCCAAGAgaggtctgtccttcagtcccACTTGGATCAAAAGCCACAGAGTAAAAACAGCCTACATGGGAGTCATGGCAAGGAAGTGGGGAGCAAGGCATTTCCagatcctcccctcccccccgccaGCCTGCTCTGCAGCCACCCTCTCCCTCAGCTTTCTAGAGTCCTCAGCAGTGCCGAAGCTCCAGCCTGGTGTCCAGGCCTGGAAGACCATCTAGCGCTGGGGCTCCTGGCCAGGGATCCAGGAAACCCCTGAGTTTGTTAGAAGGTGAATTGCCTCATGTTCTCTAaggggctcttttttttttctaagggGCTCTTGACTCCAAAGAAATTTATTAACTGCTAGAGCCATCTCCTTTCCCACTTCTCAGCTGGAAGGACCGATGCCAGAAAGGAAAAGGCCCAATGACATGTGACCAAGGAAAACAGAGCCTAGAATTGTGGAATCTTGTTTCCAGGCCAGGGCTTTTCCCTCAACGAAAGCCCCAGGAGACAGCCTCAGGCCCTGAGCCAGGGCCTCCACCGGGACCCTAGGACAGAAGTcaggtgtactggggttacaAAGTACTTTGCACTTCTCATCACCACAACTGTCTAGGCTAATAGCCACAACAATGAAAGGGGGACCTCACTGATCCCAGAGCAGAGAAGGAGGCAGGAAGTTCAAGGACCTTGGCCGGGAACTGAACACCCAATCCTGGGTCAAAGTTTTCATGCCTTTGCGTGAGAAGCTCTTTGGCTAGGATTCCCTAGTGATCGATACCAGGAGTTCAGgggcagaggggaggagagagagctcTGAGCTGTAGGGATGTAGATAGCTGAGAGATTTGGCCTAACAGAGTCATCCAGCCTAGACCCTTCAATCAGCACTGCTATGTAGCAAAGGGATGGGAGACAAGCAAAACCTCAAAAATCCCTTCCCCCATGGTGGAGTCAGGAGCCACACCTGAACCAAACTTGTGCTGAACCAGAGAAGACTGGGGAAGGGGCAGAAGTGTCAAAGGGACTCTCTGAAGTGTGGAGAGCTAGAGAAGGGTCACAGAGTGTAAGGAACATAAGAAGAACATTCCTGGCATGGACAGAGGGCACAGCTTGGACAAAGAGTAGTAGTGGGAGGTCCGGGGAAAGTAGTTTGGGAAAAGCAAAGTTTGAGTAGGTGTGGGGAACTAGGACTGTCTCTCACCCAGTCACCCTCTACGATGCCCAAGATCTCAGCCCCCGTGCCTAAAGAGCCAGAGAGATTCAATTGGCAAGAGTCCAGGGCTCAGTTGGGCAGCCCTTGGTTCCTTGGCTCTTGGCAGTTATAGTTAAGGTGACAATACTTTCCCAGGACAGTCTTGGTCAGGGCTTGTTGTCCTGCCATAATTATTAGAGTACCCTCTTGCACTCTCAAAAGATCCTAGaacaggaggcatggctcaagtggtagagcacctgtctcacaagaacaaggccctgagttcaaaccccagtactaaaaaaaaaaaaaaaattccagattaattttttttaattaaaagtaagtTATAGCTGGATGCcttggctcactcctataatcctagctattagggaggcagagatccagaggatcacggttcgaggccaccccaggcaaatagttttcaagaccctatctcaaaaaaacagggctggcggagtggctcaagtgatagagcacctgcccagcaattgtgagtccctgagttcactGGGTACATGTCCCAAAATGCCCTGCCCAGGCTGGACAGAGTCATAAAAGAAGTCACCCTTGCCCTGCAGCTTCCCGATGCTTTCCCCTGTGCCAAAATGGCCCCCATCAGAACCACTTGTGAAGGCCAACTGTATCTCCCAAAGTCCCCAGGAAGGCGTGGGGATGTTGGGAGGTGTGTGCTTCTGCAGAGTTGATCAGCAGGGCAAAATCACTGTGCTGTTCCTCACACTCTCCCAGTAGTCTGGGAGCACAGCTCTCACTACCATTGTTGGCTGGAGGCCTGTTGACTGGGACTTGGGTCATTAAAGACAGTTTAAGAAAAGAAGTACTCACAAAGATATGGGTGGAGTACAGAGAAAGCAACACAGGACAGTATAGTAACATAGGCCTAAGTGACAGAGAACAGCCCTCACCACCTTAGCCCAAGTCATTTCCAAAACTGAGAGGGACTGTAAGGACAGGAGAGCTGCCTGGAAGCTGTCTTCGCAGGAGGGATGGAGGGGTGAATGTACTCTTCATTCTGTCATCGGCTCCCATCCCCCATCCTCCAGAGCCTTCCATCAACTAAACCCAGCAAGAAGCTAGAAGGTAAGGAGCAGGGGCCTCAGCACACAGAGCATGGAGTGAAAAAAGCattttcaggccaacctgggcctgCAGTTATCTTATTTAcctgtttccttattttaaatttgatttttttttttttttgagacagggtctcatgttccccaggctggtcttgagctcttgggctcaagtgatccttcctgcctcagcctcctgagtggctgggactataggctcataccaccatgcttggctgctTGGCTTGTTTCCCTGCTATTGTCCCCATCTCCTCTGTGAAGGCACAGACTGCCTTCCTCACTGTTGAAAATTTCCTGTTAGAACAATGACTCCTCTTATATatgcattttatgtatttatttatttatttatttttggcagtgctggggattgaaccctggaccTCATGTActcactctactactgagttatatccccagtcCCAAGTGGCAACATAATTTATGCTCAAAGAGTACAGCTGAGCACCCACTATTTGACAGGAAGCGCAGTAAAAATCAGGAAGTAAGAGTATAGTGTGCCTCAGGTTGTTCACAGTGTAGAGAGGGAGGACAAAAATCAAAGCAATATGACATCATGGTGTTCATACCATGAAAGATCTGTACCAGAGCAGGGGCCAAGCTGGCCCAGTATTTGGGGAAGGACCGGCTTTAGTAGAGAGATGAGACTGTTTTATCATCAGTGCTCCATAGC of the Castor canadensis chromosome 19, mCasCan1.hap1v2, whole genome shotgun sequence genome contains:
- the Cyp1a1 gene encoding cytochrome P450 1A1, which gives rise to MLSVYGLLVPVSAMELLLTATVFCLVLWVVRASRHQVPKGLKSPPGPWGWPLIGHVFTLGKNPHLTLAKLSQHYGDVLQIRIGSTPVVVLSGLDTIRQALVKQGDDFKGRPDLYSFTLVGNGDSMTFNPDSGPVWVARRRLAQNALKSFSTALSPASASSCYLEEHVTKEAESLISKFQQVMAEAGHFDPCRYVVVSVTNIICAMCFGQRYDHDDQELFSLVSLSHEFGEVTASGFPADFIPILRYLPNPSLKVFKDLNEKFYRFVQKIIKDHYRTYEKGHIRDITDSLIEHCQEKRLDENANIQLPDEKIIAITLDLFGAGFDTVTTAISWSLMYLVTNPSIQRKIQKELDTVIGRERRPRLSDRSQLPYLEAFILELFRHTSFVPFTIPHSTTKDTSVNGFYIPKGRCIFVNQWQINHDQKLWGDPSEFRPERFLTPDGTLDKSLSEKVILFGLGKRKCIGENIGRLEVFLFLAILLQQVEFSVLPGKKVDMTPIYGLSVKHPPCEYFQTQLRFSGPECPRA